A portion of the Acidihalobacter yilgarnensis genome contains these proteins:
- the gltB gene encoding glutamate synthase large subunit: MSAQSTIGGLYRPEFERDNCGFGLIAHMDGQASHWVLETAIHALERLTHRGAVAADGKTGDGCGLLLKMPIPFLRALAEDAGIRLGERFAAGVTFLNTDPDVAAVARRTLEQALEAAGVSPAGWRTVPTDPAACGDEALRSLPVIEQIYVNAPEDMDDAAFERALFVARRRAEHALADHDAVFYVSSLSARVISYKGLIMPAYLTHFYPDLRDPRLETALCVFHQRFSTNTLPQWRLAQPFRLLAHNGEINTIRGNRNWARARAHTLSSPNLPDLSEIGPLVSMKGSDSSSLDNMLEILLAGDIDIFRAMRLLMPPAWQNMQHVDTDLRAFYEYHSMHMEPWDGPAGVVLTDGRHAACCLDRNGLRPARYVITRDRHITLASEIGVYDYAPEDVVTKGRLKPGEMLAVDTETGELLLPETVNEHLKNRQPYRSWLDQYSRNLPRLDDEAAVAPALEPERLRVYEKLFNLSFEERDQVLRVLAEAGQEAVGSMGDDTPYPVFSKQIRSLFDNFRQQFAQVTNPPIDPLRERVVMSLETNLGHERNLFEESPDHAARLVMSSPLLSEMRLQQLLNLPYDDLRAHRIDLNAPKDHDLKSMIQDFCREAEQAILDGAVLLVLSDRDISPDRIPIPAVLVTGAVHHYLINRGLRCRANIIVDTATARDPHQIAVLIGYGATAVCPYLALQALHGLRQSGEITDKTDGELASAYRRGIHKSLYKIMSKMGISTIASYRGAQLFEIVGLHREVVDTCFSGTVSRVQGMNFEDITEDLAELSRLAWNPRKQTTQGGLLKYIHGGEYHAYNPDVVQTMHKAVVSGDYRDWEAHTALINDRPPMVLRDLLRLREGIQPIPIDEVEPIESIVKRFDSAGMSLGALSPEAHETLAAAMNRLGARSNSGEGGEDAERFGTERMSKIKQIASGRFGVTPHYLVNAEVLQIKVAQGAKPGEGGQLPGHKVNEMIAKLRFARPGVALISPPPHHDIYSIEDLAQLIFDLKQVNPQALVSVKLVAEAGVGTIAAGVAKAYADLITISGYDGGTGASPLTSVKYAGGPWELGLTEAHQTLRANNLRDKVRLQTDGGLKTGLDVIKAAILGAESFGFGTGPMIAMGCKYLRICHLNNCATGVATQDKVLRMNHFVGKVDMVVNYFRFIAEETRQLMARLGVRQLTDLIGRTDLLEAIPGDTARQGRLDLTPILSDAGVSPQVPRYCVEPHNAPFDLGELAERMVVDMLPAIESSQGGEFQYDIRNVNRSIGARVSGEIARRHGNYGMSDNPLTVRLKGTAGQSFGVWNAGGLHLYLEGDANDYVGKGMAAGKIVIHPPTGSQFRSHEAAIIGNTCLYGATGGKLFAAGIAGERFCVRNSGATAVVEGAGDHACEYMTGGVVAILGQTGVNFGAGMTGGFALVLDLDNQFVDRCNHELIDLHRLDPEHMEAPRAYLRGLLEEYQAETNSAWASELLANFRRYLPRFWLVKPRASDLAGLISTLSEAA; the protein is encoded by the coding sequence ATGTCGGCCCAATCCACCATCGGCGGTCTCTATCGCCCAGAATTCGAGCGTGACAACTGCGGTTTCGGCCTGATCGCCCATATGGACGGCCAAGCCAGTCACTGGGTACTCGAAACGGCGATACATGCCTTGGAGCGACTGACCCACCGCGGCGCGGTCGCCGCCGACGGCAAAACCGGCGACGGTTGTGGACTGCTGCTCAAAATGCCTATTCCATTCCTGCGCGCGCTTGCGGAAGACGCCGGCATTCGCCTTGGCGAGCGTTTTGCCGCCGGCGTGACATTCCTGAACACCGACCCAGATGTCGCCGCCGTGGCCCGGCGCACGCTCGAACAGGCACTTGAGGCCGCCGGCGTCTCTCCCGCTGGCTGGCGTACCGTGCCCACCGATCCAGCCGCCTGCGGCGACGAGGCGCTACGCTCGCTGCCGGTGATCGAACAAATCTACGTCAACGCGCCCGAGGATATGGACGACGCGGCCTTCGAGCGCGCCCTGTTCGTGGCGCGGCGGCGTGCAGAGCACGCTCTGGCAGACCATGATGCGGTCTTTTACGTCTCCAGCCTCTCCGCGCGCGTGATCAGCTACAAGGGCCTGATCATGCCCGCCTATCTGACACACTTCTACCCGGACCTACGGGATCCTCGCCTGGAAACCGCCCTGTGCGTATTCCATCAACGGTTCTCGACCAATACCCTGCCGCAGTGGCGTCTGGCGCAACCATTCCGCCTGCTAGCCCACAACGGCGAGATCAACACCATCCGCGGCAACCGCAATTGGGCACGCGCTCGCGCACACACCCTCTCCAGTCCGAATCTGCCTGATCTTTCCGAGATCGGGCCACTGGTCTCAATGAAGGGATCGGATTCCAGCTCCCTAGACAACATGCTGGAAATTTTGCTCGCGGGAGACATCGACATCTTCCGCGCGATGCGCCTGCTGATGCCCCCCGCCTGGCAGAACATGCAGCACGTGGATACCGATCTGCGGGCCTTCTACGAATACCATTCCATGCACATGGAGCCTTGGGACGGGCCCGCGGGCGTCGTGCTCACCGACGGACGCCATGCCGCCTGCTGCCTGGATCGCAATGGCCTGCGCCCGGCACGCTATGTCATCACGCGTGACCGACACATTACGCTGGCCTCGGAAATCGGGGTCTACGACTATGCCCCCGAGGACGTGGTCACCAAGGGGCGGCTCAAGCCCGGCGAAATGCTCGCCGTCGACACCGAGACGGGCGAACTCCTGCTGCCGGAAACCGTCAACGAACACCTCAAGAATCGCCAGCCCTATCGCAGCTGGCTGGATCAGTATTCCAGAAACCTGCCTCGACTCGACGACGAGGCCGCAGTAGCCCCGGCCCTGGAACCAGAGCGGCTGCGCGTCTACGAAAAATTGTTCAACCTGAGTTTCGAGGAACGAGACCAAGTGCTGCGTGTCCTCGCCGAGGCCGGGCAGGAGGCCGTCGGCTCGATGGGCGACGATACGCCCTATCCCGTATTTTCAAAGCAGATCCGCTCGCTGTTCGACAATTTCCGCCAGCAATTCGCACAGGTGACGAACCCACCCATCGATCCGCTGCGCGAGCGTGTCGTGATGTCGCTGGAGACCAACCTCGGACATGAGCGCAATTTGTTCGAGGAAAGCCCGGATCATGCCGCGCGTCTCGTCATGAGCTCCCCGCTGCTGTCGGAAATGCGCCTCCAGCAGTTGTTGAATCTTCCCTATGACGACCTGCGCGCCCACCGCATCGACCTCAACGCGCCAAAAGACCACGACCTCAAGTCCATGATCCAGGACTTCTGTCGAGAGGCCGAACAGGCCATCCTGGACGGAGCCGTACTACTGGTACTCTCCGACCGCGACATCTCGCCAGACCGCATCCCGATCCCTGCCGTCCTGGTCACCGGCGCGGTGCACCATTACCTCATCAATCGGGGCTTGCGTTGCCGCGCGAACATCATCGTCGACACCGCCACCGCACGCGACCCTCACCAGATCGCCGTGCTCATCGGTTACGGCGCGACTGCCGTCTGCCCCTATCTCGCCCTGCAAGCCCTCCACGGATTACGGCAAAGCGGAGAAATCACCGACAAAACCGACGGCGAACTGGCCAGCGCCTACCGCCGAGGCATCCACAAGAGCCTCTACAAAATCATGTCCAAGATGGGCATCTCGACCATCGCCAGTTATCGTGGTGCACAGCTGTTCGAGATCGTCGGCCTGCACCGCGAGGTCGTCGACACCTGCTTCTCCGGCACGGTGAGCCGCGTACAAGGCATGAACTTCGAAGACATCACCGAAGATCTGGCCGAGCTGTCACGGCTAGCCTGGAACCCGCGTAAGCAGACTACCCAGGGCGGCCTGCTCAAATACATTCACGGTGGTGAATATCATGCCTACAACCCCGACGTGGTCCAGACCATGCACAAGGCGGTGGTCTCAGGCGACTACCGCGACTGGGAGGCCCACACCGCCCTGATCAATGACCGTCCGCCCATGGTGCTGCGCGACCTGCTGCGCCTGCGCGAAGGCATCCAGCCTATCCCGATCGACGAGGTCGAGCCGATCGAATCCATCGTCAAGCGCTTCGACTCCGCAGGCATGTCCCTCGGCGCGCTCTCACCCGAGGCGCACGAAACGCTGGCCGCGGCCATGAACCGCCTGGGCGCGCGCTCGAATTCCGGCGAAGGCGGCGAGGATGCAGAGCGCTTCGGTACCGAGCGCATGTCCAAGATCAAGCAGATTGCCTCCGGGCGCTTCGGCGTCACGCCGCATTATCTGGTCAATGCCGAAGTCCTGCAGATCAAGGTGGCGCAAGGCGCCAAACCCGGCGAAGGTGGCCAGTTGCCTGGACACAAGGTCAACGAGATGATCGCGAAGCTGCGCTTCGCGCGCCCCGGCGTCGCCCTGATTTCACCGCCGCCGCATCACGACATCTACTCGATCGAGGACTTGGCTCAGCTCATTTTCGACCTCAAGCAAGTCAACCCGCAGGCCCTCGTATCGGTCAAGCTGGTCGCCGAGGCCGGCGTCGGCACCATCGCCGCGGGCGTGGCCAAGGCCTATGCCGACCTAATCACCATCTCCGGTTACGACGGCGGCACCGGTGCCAGTCCGCTCACCTCGGTCAAATACGCCGGCGGTCCCTGGGAGCTCGGCCTGACCGAAGCCCATCAGACCCTGCGCGCCAACAACCTGCGCGACAAGGTGCGCCTGCAGACCGACGGCGGTCTCAAGACTGGGCTTGACGTCATCAAGGCTGCGATTCTCGGCGCCGAAAGCTTTGGTTTCGGCACCGGTCCGATGATCGCCATGGGCTGCAAATATCTGCGTATCTGCCACCTCAACAACTGCGCCACTGGCGTGGCGACGCAGGATAAGGTCCTGCGCATGAATCACTTTGTCGGCAAGGTCGACATGGTGGTCAACTACTTCCGCTTCATCGCCGAGGAAACCCGGCAATTGATGGCCCGGCTTGGCGTACGCCAGCTGACCGACTTGATCGGTCGCACCGACCTGTTAGAGGCCATTCCTGGCGACACGGCACGTCAGGGGCGCCTTGATCTGACCCCGATCCTGTCAGACGCAGGCGTTTCTCCACAGGTGCCGCGCTATTGCGTCGAACCGCACAACGCGCCGTTCGACCTCGGCGAGCTCGCCGAGCGCATGGTCGTCGACATGCTACCGGCCATCGAATCAAGCCAGGGCGGCGAATTCCAATACGACATCCGCAACGTCAACCGCTCCATCGGCGCACGCGTCTCCGGCGAAATCGCCCGCCGCCACGGCAATTACGGCATGTCCGACAATCCGCTTACCGTGCGCCTTAAGGGCACGGCGGGGCAGAGCTTCGGCGTCTGGAACGCCGGCGGCCTGCATCTCTATCTGGAAGGCGACGCCAACGACTATGTTGGCAAGGGCATGGCCGCAGGCAAGATCGTGATCCACCCGCCGACGGGTAGCCAATTCCGCAGCCACGAGGCGGCGATCATCGGCAACACCTGCCTCTATGGTGCCACCGGCGGTAAGCTCTTCGCCGCAGGGATCGCCGGCGAACGCTTCTGCGTGCGCAATTCCGGCGCCACCGCCGTGGTCGAGGGCGCCGGCGATCACGCCTGCGAGTACATGACCGGCGGCGTGGTGGCGATACTCGGTCAGACCGGTGTCAACTTTGGTGCCGGTATGACCGGCGGCTTCGCCCTCGTGCTCGACCTCGACAACCAGTTCGTCGACCGCTGCAATCACGAACTGATCGACCTCCACCGTCTCGACCCAGAGCACATGGAAGCGCCGCGCGCCTATTTGCGTGGACTGCTGGAGGAATATCAGGCCGAGACCAATAGCGCCTGGGCATCCGAGCTATTGGCCAACTTCAGGCGCTATTTGCCGAGATTTTGGCTGGTCAAGCCACGCGCCTCTGACCTGGCTGGCCTGATCAGCACGCTCAGCGAGGCCGCCTGA
- the aroB gene encoding 3-dehydroquinate synthase: MISLTVDLGSRAYPILIGPDLLDDPRPLRQAIVGNSAIIVSNETVAPLYLERVRDHLHDLRHEAVVLPDGEAYKTIDILDPIYSALLKRHYDRHTTLIALGGGVIGDITGFAAATYQRGVNFIQIPTTLLAQVDSSVGGKTGVNHALGKNMIGAFHQPRAVIIDTRTLDTLPDRELSAGLAEVIKYGLINDVPFFDWLERHIDELLARDPAALTHAIQRSCENKARIVAADEREGGARALLNLGHTFGHAIETGMGYGQWLHGEAVACGMRMAAEMSVELGWLDRDALDRVDALLRRARLPLTPPTELDPERFRALMSVDKKVIDGNLRLVLLHGIGQAQVTAEFDPRALDRILANSAAA; encoded by the coding sequence ATGATCTCTCTGACCGTCGACCTGGGTTCTCGTGCTTACCCGATTCTGATCGGCCCCGATCTGTTGGATGACCCTCGCCCGCTACGTCAGGCGATTGTCGGTAACAGCGCGATCATCGTCAGCAACGAAACCGTAGCGCCACTCTATCTCGAGCGCGTGCGCGACCACTTGCATGATCTTCGGCACGAGGCTGTCGTCCTCCCGGACGGCGAGGCCTACAAAACCATCGATATACTCGACCCGATATACAGTGCATTACTCAAGAGACACTATGATCGCCACACCACCCTGATCGCGCTCGGTGGCGGCGTCATCGGGGACATCACAGGCTTTGCCGCCGCCACCTACCAGCGTGGCGTGAATTTCATACAGATACCGACCACGCTACTCGCACAGGTCGACTCATCCGTGGGCGGGAAGACGGGCGTCAACCACGCACTGGGCAAAAACATGATCGGCGCATTCCACCAACCCCGCGCCGTCATCATCGACACACGTACCCTAGACACTCTACCCGACCGCGAACTGAGCGCCGGGCTCGCAGAGGTCATCAAATATGGCCTGATCAACGATGTCCCGTTCTTCGACTGGCTCGAACGGCACATCGATGAGCTACTGGCGAGGGACCCCGCCGCGCTGACCCACGCCATCCAACGCTCCTGCGAAAACAAGGCGCGTATCGTAGCCGCCGACGAGCGCGAGGGTGGCGCAAGGGCCTTGCTGAATCTGGGACATACCTTCGGCCACGCCATTGAGACCGGCATGGGCTACGGACAGTGGCTGCATGGTGAGGCCGTCGCCTGCGGTATGCGCATGGCTGCCGAAATGTCGGTGGAACTGGGCTGGCTGGACCGCGATGCGCTCGATCGCGTGGATGCGCTCCTACGCCGCGCCCGATTGCCGCTGACGCCACCAACTGAACTGGACCCCGAGCGCTTCCGTGCCCTCATGTCCGTCGACAAGAAAGTTATCGACGGCAATCTGCGCCTAGTGCTGCTACACGGCATCGGCCAAGCGCAGGTGACCGCCGAATTCGACCCGAGGGCGCTCGACCGCATACTGGCCAACTCTGCCGCCGCATGA
- the aroK gene encoding shikimate kinase AroK yields MTERRNVFLIGPMGAGKTTIGRRLAPALGLDFYDSDELIISRTGVDIATIFDIEGESGFRERESRVLDELTQLDGVVIATGGGVVLSVENRNLLKARGRVVYLTVPLELQLRRTRRDNQRPLLQTSNPRERLETLQREREPLYQSIADIVIDTAANDSRRLARELIEQLSNTD; encoded by the coding sequence ATGACCGAAAGACGCAATGTTTTCCTGATAGGCCCGATGGGTGCCGGCAAGACGACCATAGGGCGCAGGCTTGCCCCGGCGCTCGGCCTCGATTTCTACGATAGTGACGAACTCATCATTTCGAGAACGGGCGTTGATATCGCCACGATCTTCGACATAGAGGGCGAATCGGGTTTCCGAGAGCGCGAAAGCCGTGTACTCGATGAGCTTACGCAACTCGATGGCGTCGTAATCGCCACCGGCGGAGGCGTGGTACTCAGCGTTGAGAACCGCAACCTCCTCAAGGCACGCGGTAGAGTGGTCTATCTCACTGTACCGCTCGAACTGCAGCTCAGGCGCACCCGCCGGGACAACCAGCGCCCTCTGTTACAGACGAGCAACCCGCGCGAACGCCTCGAAACTCTGCAACGTGAACGTGAGCCGCTCTACCAGTCTATCGCGGATATCGTAATCGACACCGCCGCCAACGACAGCCGGCGCCTTGCCCGCGAACTGATCGAACAGCTTTCGAACACCGACTGA
- a CDS encoding ATP-binding protein, with protein MPDKPQSSFDTPSLRMMRNVIQEHLAGHSPPIIVLGEPGAGKTTLLERIARDSDDIYDVCLFRAARVSSDATSLHEAILRHWLPGDAQTASTSHLLHVLCDAPPDHPPLLIIDDANRLSRAELKGILGLKHAIDQDAAARFGLILCDGSVLEPRIAALTPEFGHRQLPVSLGLRPLTRQETETFVRHRDQTLTSNDVAHLYRTSRGLPGLLIRAIATEDKSPIQTTSPIRKQLLFAAGAFAFIVIAAALLLPASPKHTHTHPLPLPPTPAAVGNAT; from the coding sequence ATGCCTGACAAACCTCAGTCGTCCTTCGACACGCCAAGCCTGCGCATGATGCGCAATGTGATCCAAGAACATCTGGCGGGCCATTCGCCCCCCATCATCGTGTTGGGCGAGCCGGGCGCGGGCAAAACTACTCTGCTCGAACGAATCGCACGCGATTCCGATGACATCTACGACGTCTGCCTGTTTCGAGCAGCCCGTGTGTCGTCCGACGCCACATCGTTACACGAAGCCATACTGCGCCACTGGCTGCCCGGCGACGCACAAACCGCTAGCACAAGCCATCTGCTCCACGTCCTGTGTGATGCGCCCCCCGACCACCCGCCGCTACTCATCATCGACGATGCCAATCGCCTTTCGAGGGCCGAACTCAAAGGCATCCTTGGTCTCAAACACGCCATCGATCAGGACGCAGCCGCGCGCTTTGGCCTGATTCTGTGCGACGGATCGGTGTTGGAACCGCGCATTGCCGCACTAACCCCCGAATTCGGACATCGGCAACTCCCAGTCAGCCTAGGACTCCGCCCATTGACCCGACAGGAAACCGAAACCTTTGTCCGTCATCGCGACCAGACGCTGACGTCCAACGATGTCGCGCATCTCTATCGGACGAGCCGCGGGCTCCCCGGTCTGCTGATCCGAGCGATCGCAACCGAAGACAAGTCACCGATCCAAACCACATCGCCCATCCGCAAGCAATTGCTCTTCGCTGCAGGTGCATTCGCGTTCATCGTCATCGCCGCGGCACTGCTGCTGCCCGCCTCGCCAAAGCATACGCACACACATCCTTTACCTTTACCACCAACACCCGCTGCGGTCGGTAACGCCACCTAG
- a CDS encoding deoxyguanosinetriphosphate triphosphohydrolase: protein MAAQTLAPYAAHESTSRGRRHTEPPPSMRGQFQRDRDRIIHSAAFRRLEYKTQVFINHEGDLYRTRLTHSLEVAQIARTVARALALNEDLTEAIALAHDLGHTPFGHAGQDALNLVMTPYGGFEHNLQSLRVVDELEEKYAEFNGLNLCFETREGILKHCRREAAARLGELGHRFIHGGQPNLEAQLTNLSDEIAYNNHDIDDGLRAGLIHIEQLRTLPLFGEAYEEVIRSYPALGERRIVHEVIRRMIGRLVTDLVETSRARIQAAAPRDCNAVRTLNEPLIAFSPDMRTSNLSLKRFLHEHLYRHARVRQLTDDAKRIVAELFEAYRNSPVPLLPADTRDKLQRAGDEAAHARIIADYVAGMTDRYAYAEHARIHAITHA, encoded by the coding sequence ATGGCGGCGCAAACGCTCGCCCCCTACGCCGCCCACGAATCCACCTCCCGCGGCCGCCGTCATACCGAGCCACCGCCCAGCATGCGCGGGCAGTTCCAACGCGATCGAGACCGTATCATTCACAGCGCGGCCTTCAGGCGACTTGAATATAAGACGCAAGTATTCATCAACCACGAAGGCGATCTATACCGAACCCGCCTGACGCACTCCCTTGAAGTCGCGCAAATCGCGCGCACGGTCGCCCGCGCGCTCGCGCTCAACGAAGACCTCACCGAAGCCATAGCGCTGGCGCACGACCTTGGACACACACCCTTCGGCCATGCAGGACAGGACGCGCTCAATCTGGTCATGACGCCCTACGGCGGCTTCGAGCACAACCTCCAATCGTTGCGTGTAGTCGACGAACTGGAAGAAAAATATGCCGAATTCAACGGGCTCAATCTCTGCTTCGAAACGCGGGAGGGGATACTCAAGCACTGTCGTCGGGAGGCCGCCGCACGCCTAGGTGAGCTGGGACATCGATTCATCCACGGCGGACAACCCAATCTGGAGGCCCAGTTAACCAACCTTTCCGACGAAATCGCATACAACAACCACGATATTGACGACGGCCTGCGCGCAGGCCTGATACACATCGAACAACTACGTACGCTGCCATTGTTCGGCGAGGCCTACGAAGAAGTCATCCGCTCGTACCCCGCATTGGGCGAGCGCCGGATCGTACACGAGGTTATCCGACGGATGATCGGACGCCTGGTCACCGATCTTGTCGAAACCTCGCGCGCGCGAATTCAGGCCGCAGCCCCACGAGACTGTAATGCTGTACGCACCCTGAACGAGCCACTGATCGCCTTCAGCCCGGATATGCGTACCAGCAATCTCTCTCTCAAGCGATTCCTGCATGAACATCTATACCGCCATGCACGCGTACGGCAACTCACTGACGACGCAAAGCGTATCGTCGCCGAACTTTTCGAGGCCTACCGAAATTCGCCGGTGCCACTACTCCCTGCGGATACCCGCGACAAACTACAACGAGCTGGCGACGAAGCAGCCCACGCCCGCATCATCGCCGACTACGTGGCCGGCATGACCGACCGCTACGCCTATGCCGAACATGCACGCATCCACGCTATTACCCATGCCTGA
- the dnaG gene encoding DNA primase produces MARIPQPFIDELLARADIVELINARVPLKRSGHEFKACCPFHNEKTPSFYVSPQKQFYHCFGCGAHGTALGFLIEHDRLDFIEAVETLASTLGLEVPYEGNNHQTVRSDERDTLFRCLEDAANWFKQQLRQHPPAIDYLKHRGLDGETAARFGLGYAPAAWDGLLKALGPHHDLQRLIEADLIVAREQRQYDRFRDRIMFPIHDPRGRIIGFGGRIIGEGTPKYLNSSETPLFHKGQALYGLYEARQSGASLDEIVIVEGYMDVIGLAQQGIHNTVATLGTATTHEHVQRLYRIAKRVVFCFDGDRAGRGAAWRALEQTLPVLEDGREAAFLFLPEGQDPDSYVRSEGRDAFLDACSQALSLSRMLLQELRRRHPGTDMEARAGLVSEGMTLVQGLRAEILRAQIVEALAREVGLDPTRLEKNTTRPTETRGTAPTSGSRPIKPDRRQTVRWSPLRAAIALLIEHPTLATDAPEADALGVRDNPGIALYASLLETLRNHPNITTAGILERWRGRAEEPHLLRLIESRDVYLDPAAARREFLDAVARLLTQRSEARFETLRRKAQSEGLDPVEKAEFGRLALTGGRDTQSKQP; encoded by the coding sequence ATGGCCCGCATACCACAGCCATTCATCGATGAACTCCTCGCCCGCGCCGATATCGTTGAGCTCATCAATGCCCGCGTACCGCTGAAGCGGTCCGGCCATGAATTCAAGGCCTGCTGTCCGTTTCATAACGAAAAAACACCCTCTTTTTATGTCAGTCCGCAAAAGCAGTTCTACCACTGCTTCGGTTGCGGCGCCCACGGCACGGCACTGGGCTTTCTAATCGAACACGACCGCCTGGATTTCATCGAGGCAGTCGAAACCCTCGCCAGCACGCTCGGGCTCGAAGTCCCCTACGAAGGCAACAATCACCAAACGGTACGCAGCGACGAGCGCGACACCTTGTTCCGGTGTCTGGAGGACGCCGCCAACTGGTTCAAACAACAACTGCGCCAGCATCCTCCCGCCATCGATTACCTCAAGCATCGCGGACTCGACGGGGAAACCGCAGCACGATTCGGCCTCGGCTATGCTCCGGCTGCCTGGGACGGTCTGCTCAAGGCACTAGGCCCGCACCATGACCTGCAGCGTCTGATAGAGGCCGATCTCATCGTCGCCCGCGAGCAACGGCAATACGATCGCTTCCGTGACCGCATCATGTTCCCGATCCACGACCCCCGAGGCAGGATCATCGGCTTTGGCGGGCGCATTATCGGGGAGGGAACGCCCAAGTACCTGAACTCAAGCGAAACCCCGCTGTTTCACAAAGGACAAGCGCTGTACGGCCTCTACGAGGCGCGCCAATCAGGTGCATCGCTCGACGAAATAGTGATCGTCGAAGGTTACATGGACGTCATAGGACTCGCACAACAGGGCATCCACAACACCGTGGCCACGCTCGGCACTGCCACCACCCACGAGCACGTCCAGCGCCTCTATCGCATCGCGAAACGGGTGGTGTTTTGCTTCGATGGGGACCGCGCGGGGCGCGGCGCCGCTTGGCGCGCCCTTGAGCAGACCCTACCCGTGCTTGAAGACGGCCGTGAAGCCGCCTTCCTCTTCTTGCCCGAAGGTCAGGACCCAGACAGCTACGTGCGCAGCGAAGGACGCGACGCATTCTTGGATGCCTGCAGCCAAGCCCTCAGCCTTTCTCGCATGTTGCTTCAGGAATTACGCCGCCGGCACCCCGGCACCGATATGGAAGCCCGCGCTGGCCTTGTCAGCGAAGGCATGACCCTCGTGCAAGGGCTCCGCGCGGAGATTCTGCGGGCACAGATTGTCGAAGCACTCGCACGCGAGGTAGGCCTGGATCCCACCCGCCTCGAAAAAAACACGACGCGCCCCACCGAGACACGCGGGACGGCACCCACTTCCGGCAGCCGCCCCATCAAACCGGATCGCAGGCAGACGGTTCGCTGGTCACCCCTACGCGCCGCCATCGCACTCCTGATCGAGCACCCGACACTCGCGACCGACGCGCCAGAGGCCGATGCCCTGGGTGTTCGGGACAATCCCGGTATCGCGCTGTACGCCAGCCTCCTTGAAACCTTACGCAACCATCCCAATATCACCACGGCAGGGATATTGGAGCGTTGGCGTGGTCGCGCCGAGGAGCCTCATCTGCTACGCCTGATCGAATCGCGCGATGTGTACCTCGACCCCGCCGCGGCACGCCGCGAGTTTCTGGACGCCGTCGCGCGGTTGCTCACGCAGCGCAGTGAAGCGCGCTTCGAAACGTTACGCCGCAAGGCACAGAGCGAAGGCCTTGATCCCGTGGAAAAAGCCGAGTTCGGCCGACTCGCATTAACCGGCGGGCGAGATACACAAAGCAAGCAACCCTAG